Proteins from a single region of Phormidium ambiguum IAM M-71:
- a CDS encoding response regulator — protein sequence MTTNNLAANKLSDQLANLIQNQYSGRLDIQGVITTWSLYFCLGRLVWASGGCHVNRRWYRHLSQYLNQVTTEDIRLREGDITPYWEYLVLIVLVKRQKITGEQAVAVIKSAVSEVLFDILQQEEKAPLAFAIEPQEVLDASLTLINPEKALRETLQLWENWTKAGLTNISANLAPVIKQAEELKELASPKVYETLMKVVNGKRTLRDLSVFIKQDLLTVTRSLIPYIRKKVIALTEISDLPKPVLTMIAPPPPTARVESTIPTPPGQTAIQPTSPPRTAPPRTALPLPTTAPVAATPATQSSSIIRPLVAYVEDSALDCQIMEGLVSKAGYGFLSIKDSIQALPILLEHKPDLIFLDLVMPVANGYEICAQIRRISSFKNIPVIIVTGNDGIVDRVRAKLVGASDFLSKPVGEQKVLTVLQRNLNSASSLPSNDNQTQSLGYQPS from the coding sequence ATGACTACAAACAATCTAGCTGCTAATAAGCTAAGTGACCAGCTGGCAAATCTAATTCAAAATCAATACAGTGGCAGACTAGATATCCAGGGAGTAATTACCACTTGGAGTCTTTACTTTTGTCTTGGTCGTTTAGTTTGGGCTTCCGGGGGATGCCATGTAAATAGACGCTGGTATAGACATTTAAGCCAATATCTTAATCAAGTAACTACGGAAGATATTCGGTTGCGCGAAGGGGATATTACACCTTATTGGGAATATTTAGTTTTAATTGTTTTAGTAAAGCGACAGAAAATAACAGGCGAGCAAGCGGTAGCAGTAATTAAAAGTGCTGTTTCAGAAGTTTTATTTGACATTCTTCAACAAGAAGAGAAAGCACCTTTAGCTTTTGCGATCGAACCACAAGAAGTTTTAGATGCGTCTCTCACTTTAATAAATCCAGAAAAAGCCCTGAGAGAAACACTACAACTTTGGGAAAATTGGACTAAAGCTGGGTTAACAAACATCTCTGCGAATTTAGCGCCTGTAATTAAGCAAGCTGAAGAATTAAAAGAATTAGCTTCACCAAAAGTTTATGAAACTTTGATGAAAGTGGTGAATGGGAAAAGGACATTAAGGGATTTGTCAGTTTTTATTAAACAGGATTTATTAACGGTGACGCGATCGTTAATTCCTTACATTCGGAAAAAAGTGATTGCCCTAACCGAAATCTCTGATTTACCCAAACCAGTTTTGACGATGATTGCACCCCCGCCGCCAACAGCTAGAGTGGAAAGCACAATTCCCACTCCACCGGGACAAACCGCAATTCAACCCACATCACCACCCAGAACCGCACCACCTAGAACTGCATTACCTTTACCAACAACCGCGCCTGTTGCTGCGACACCAGCAACTCAATCTTCATCCATAATCAGACCATTGGTAGCTTATGTAGAAGATAGCGCCCTCGACTGTCAAATTATGGAAGGATTAGTCAGCAAAGCAGGTTATGGTTTTTTGAGTATCAAAGATTCCATTCAAGCTTTACCAATTTTGCTGGAACATAAACCGGATTTAATCTTTTTAGATTTAGTCATGCCAGTGGCTAATGGTTACGAAATTTGTGCTCAAATTCGCCGGATTTCCAGCTTTAAAAATATCCCTGTAATTATTGTCACAGGCAACGATGGGATAGTCGATCGGGTACGCGCCAAATTAGTTGGTGCTTCTGACTTTTTATCCAAGCCAGTAGGAGAACAAAAGGTATTAACTGTATTACAGAGAAACCTAAATTCAGCATCATCTTTGCCATCCAATGACAATCAAACTCAATCTTTAGGTTATCAACCTTCTTGA
- a CDS encoding chemotaxis protein CheW, which produces MIDSAKQVSALTRVNTPTINQNSPPVGEKFLRFQLGEEGIALLPLNVIKQVMQVSVAEILTVPQMPACVLGIYNWRGEMLWMVDIGKFMGFPDLTTSVTDNVMAIAIQVQEQYLGIVVQQINDIELHDLNQINMPSLGLFSPEILPYLEGYLIGADKEVLMVLNGEAIAQAPLWQLNR; this is translated from the coding sequence ATGATAGATAGTGCCAAACAAGTGTCCGCCCTGACTCGCGTAAATACTCCGACTATTAATCAAAACTCTCCACCAGTTGGAGAGAAATTTTTACGTTTTCAGTTAGGGGAAGAAGGTATTGCTTTGCTACCTTTAAATGTCATCAAACAGGTGATGCAGGTATCAGTAGCAGAAATTTTAACAGTTCCGCAAATGCCAGCTTGTGTATTGGGAATTTACAATTGGCGCGGGGAAATGTTGTGGATGGTAGATATTGGGAAGTTTATGGGTTTTCCCGATTTAACAACGAGTGTAACAGACAATGTAATGGCGATCGCTATTCAAGTACAAGAACAATATCTAGGGATAGTCGTGCAACAAATTAATGATATTGAGTTGCATGATTTAAACCAGATTAATATGCCGTCTTTGGGGTTATTTTCGCCGGAAATACTCCCTTATTTAGAAGGGTACTTAATTGGCGCAGATAAGGAAGTATTAATGGTGCTCAATGGTGAAGCGATCGCTCAGGCTCCGCTATGGCAATTAAATCGCTAA
- a CDS encoding response regulator transcription factor: MSTVLLVEDSTSQIEIMSRYLQQLGFSVVIAKSSEEAQAKLKLHKPNLIILDVILPGQSGFELCREIKTDPDTSQIPVVICSTKDTDVDKLWGSMLGADAYLPKPVEANELVRTIRQIVK; encoded by the coding sequence ATGAGTACAGTATTGCTGGTTGAAGATAGCACTAGTCAAATAGAAATTATGAGTCGTTATTTGCAACAATTAGGCTTTTCAGTAGTAATTGCCAAAAGTAGCGAAGAAGCACAAGCCAAATTAAAATTACATAAGCCAAATTTAATTATCCTTGATGTAATTCTGCCTGGACAAAGTGGGTTTGAACTGTGTCGAGAAATCAAAACCGATCCAGATACAAGTCAGATTCCAGTAGTAATTTGTTCAACCAAAGATACAGATGTTGATAAACTCTGGGGCAGTATGTTGGGTGCAGATGCTTATCTACCAAAACCAGTAGAAGCTAATGAACTAGTGCGAACAATTAGACAGATCGTTAAATAG
- a CDS encoding response regulator: MNNDNEIREQGYQYFLAEAPELLQNIEQELLNLREDYSLVKVHSLMRSTHTLKGAAANVGLETIKTISHHLEDVFKALYNPEIQIDTDLEMLLYEGYECLRLPLMAEITGSYVNESEALDRAVTVFAKLQEKLGDYFGKEAQIPSSIELGFDITKSIFEVGVKQRLETLATTLDAGNVEELETVLREGIQVFIGLGESLNLPGFGAIAQTTLTALELHPELIETIATEALLNFSEGWSAVMEGDRISGGQPSAALQELAGVNLGKVTTEDVLKNESIQIFADNLDILPEPELTVEELPETEVNLDSDIEIETTFIEPSLDDVFGNLTETEEQPIFANEIDYPEAKIEVNPKENLTVTKIEKATAEHITESHDFLVKEQPETSQVINRQPTEQSPIKVKFQTSGSSPQTAANTKATHSSVRVDLELLERLSHLAGEMLIGQNRQSNISEQLQESIEQLWYRLRRHQQTISELRDWSDQMLIAQERQRVIENWAANFDSLELDQYSELHELLQATLEDLVQLEEAIESTDYLSKQSSQILAKQRRLLNNTQDDLRTARMLPLGEIFSRFPRLLQQLSAAHHKRVKLTLIGTEVLVDRALAEKLYDPLLHLVRNAFDHGIESPEIRANQGKPETGNIQICAYHRANKTIIEVRDDGQGLDLDRIRRRAVEMQILSVEQADKASESTLLNLLFEPGFSTAAQVSDLSGRGIGLNVVRSQMEMLSGSVIVNSEPQQGTTFLLQFPLSLTMAKLMICEAKGTVYALLSDAIDQIILPKSDQVQYTNGQKVLHLGNQQNAIIPVYNMAELMTENSGISHQKSANIFEQKNLQTETFKFSTVPLLLLRQTSQVDLWQGTEIVALEIDQIMGEQELVIRSLGKAIAPPSYIYGGSTLADGRLTLVIDPIILVSQLLDQVTERTTNSDWQLPIHEHKLEPALLSDSPVSLPLLSATPKKILVVDDSISVRQTLAMTLQKSGYQVVQAQNGREALHQIQQNNSIQLVICDIEMPSMNGFEFLNSYHQDATLPQVPVIMLTSRTGDKHRLLAQELGAVGYFTKPYKESEMLKAIADLLTHKIPTLAYTNSL, translated from the coding sequence ATGAACAATGACAATGAAATTCGTGAACAAGGCTATCAATATTTTCTTGCTGAAGCACCAGAGTTGTTGCAAAATATTGAACAGGAATTGTTGAATTTAAGAGAAGATTACAGCTTAGTTAAAGTCCATAGTTTGATGCGATCGACCCACACTTTAAAAGGTGCGGCTGCTAATGTTGGGTTGGAAACAATTAAAACTATATCGCATCATTTGGAAGATGTATTTAAGGCACTTTATAACCCAGAAATACAAATCGATACCGATCTGGAAATGTTGCTTTATGAAGGTTATGAGTGTTTACGTCTACCCTTAATGGCAGAAATTACAGGTAGTTATGTAAATGAATCGGAAGCTTTAGATAGAGCGGTAACTGTTTTTGCTAAATTACAAGAAAAATTAGGTGATTATTTCGGTAAAGAAGCGCAAATTCCTAGTTCAATAGAGTTAGGGTTTGATATTACTAAATCTATTTTTGAAGTTGGCGTAAAACAACGTTTAGAAACTTTAGCTACTACGTTAGATGCTGGTAATGTTGAAGAGTTAGAGACTGTTTTAAGAGAAGGAATACAAGTTTTTATTGGCTTAGGAGAATCTTTAAATTTACCGGGATTTGGCGCGATCGCACAAACTACTTTAACTGCTTTAGAATTACATCCAGAACTAATAGAAACTATTGCAACAGAAGCTTTATTAAACTTTAGCGAAGGATGGTCTGCGGTCATGGAAGGCGATCGCATTTCCGGCGGTCAACCTTCTGCGGCTTTACAAGAACTAGCTGGTGTAAATCTAGGAAAAGTAACAACAGAAGATGTCTTAAAAAATGAATCAATTCAGATTTTTGCTGATAATTTAGATATTTTACCTGAACCTGAATTAACAGTTGAAGAATTACCAGAAACAGAAGTAAATCTCGATTCGGATATTGAAATTGAAACAACATTCATCGAACCTAGTTTAGATGATGTTTTTGGTAACTTGACAGAAACAGAAGAACAGCCAATTTTTGCTAATGAAATAGACTATCCTGAAGCCAAAATAGAAGTCAACCCAAAAGAAAATTTAACTGTTACAAAAATAGAAAAAGCTACAGCAGAACATATAACAGAAAGCCATGATTTCCTGGTCAAAGAACAGCCAGAAACTTCCCAAGTAATTAATCGTCAACCAACTGAACAATCACCAATAAAAGTTAAATTTCAAACTTCTGGATCGAGTCCACAAACTGCGGCAAATACTAAAGCTACACATTCATCAGTGCGGGTAGATTTAGAATTGCTGGAACGCCTCAGTCACTTAGCAGGTGAAATGTTGATTGGGCAAAATAGACAATCTAATATTAGCGAACAATTGCAAGAATCGATCGAACAATTATGGTATCGCTTACGAAGACATCAACAAACAATTAGCGAATTGCGTGATTGGTCCGATCAAATGCTCATTGCTCAAGAACGTCAGCGAGTGATTGAAAATTGGGCAGCAAATTTTGACTCTTTAGAATTAGATCAATATAGTGAATTACATGAATTGTTGCAAGCGACTTTAGAAGACTTAGTGCAGTTAGAAGAAGCGATCGAATCTACTGATTATTTATCTAAACAATCTAGTCAAATTTTAGCTAAACAACGTCGCCTATTAAATAACACTCAAGATGATTTAAGAACGGCCAGAATGTTGCCATTAGGCGAAATATTTAGCCGTTTTCCGCGACTTTTGCAACAGTTATCTGCGGCGCATCACAAACGAGTTAAATTAACATTAATTGGCACAGAAGTATTAGTCGATCGCGCTTTAGCCGAAAAGCTTTACGACCCTTTATTACATTTAGTTCGTAATGCTTTCGATCATGGTATTGAATCACCCGAAATTCGCGCCAATCAAGGTAAACCAGAAACAGGAAACATTCAAATTTGTGCCTATCACCGCGCTAACAAAACAATTATTGAAGTCAGAGATGATGGTCAAGGTTTAGATTTAGATCGCATCCGCCGTCGGGCTGTTGAAATGCAAATTTTATCTGTAGAACAAGCAGATAAAGCTTCCGAATCTACACTGCTTAATTTATTATTTGAACCAGGATTTTCTACCGCTGCTCAAGTTAGTGACCTTTCAGGGCGTGGCATTGGTTTAAACGTAGTCCGTTCCCAAATGGAAATGTTATCTGGATCGGTAATAGTTAATTCCGAACCACAACAAGGAACTACATTTTTATTACAGTTTCCCTTAAGCTTAACGATGGCAAAATTAATGATTTGTGAAGCCAAAGGAACTGTATATGCCTTACTTTCTGACGCTATAGATCAGATTATTTTACCTAAATCCGATCAAGTTCAATATACTAATGGTCAAAAAGTTCTGCATTTAGGTAATCAACAAAATGCCATAATTCCTGTTTATAACATGGCCGAATTAATGACAGAAAATTCAGGAATTTCTCACCAGAAATCAGCTAATATATTTGAGCAAAAAAATCTCCAAACAGAAACATTCAAATTTTCAACGGTTCCCTTATTATTACTACGACAAACTTCCCAAGTGGATTTATGGCAAGGAACCGAAATTGTCGCCTTAGAAATTGACCAAATTATGGGCGAGCAAGAATTAGTAATTCGGTCTTTAGGAAAAGCGATCGCACCTCCTAGTTATATTTATGGTGGTAGTACATTAGCAGATGGTCGTTTAACATTAGTAATCGATCCCATTATCTTAGTTAGTCAATTACTTGACCAAGTAACAGAAAGAACAACTAATTCCGATTGGCAATTACCTATACATGAGCACAAATTAGAGCCAGCACTTTTATCAGATTCTCCAGTATCTTTACCACTACTTTCTGCTACACCGAAAAAGATTTTAGTTGTCGATGATTCTATTAGCGTGCGCCAAACATTAGCTATGACTTTACAAAAGTCAGGCTATCAAGTAGTACAAGCACAAAATGGTCGAGAAGCACTACACCAAATTCAACAAAATAACAGCATTCAATTAGTAATCTGTGATATTGAAATGCCCTCTATGAACGGATTTGAATTTTTAAATAGTTATCATCAAGATGCAACATTGCCCCAAGTACCTGTAATCATGTTAACCTCTCGTACAGGAGACAAACATCGCTTATTAGCTCAAGAATTAGGTGCAGTAGGTTACTTTACAAAACCATATAAAGAAAGCGAAATGCTAAAAGCGATCGCCGATTTACTGACTCACAAAATACCAACATTAGCTTATACCAATTCTCTGTAA
- a CDS encoding GAF domain-containing protein — MTTHYQPKPNQQQTNASSNGNKVISGSPIRIIATAVNSLKTDIEKSSLWDAPEVTDKMQKLETLVATVDQKFKVSWEASVQAKFKLEREKALAIVSEIRQGVDFDSKTRIAVTELRKNLGCDRVLLYRFDSENYGVIMSEAMELELTPLAGQALESHFFGADRSAEYFTSPVLQIDDTASEEFTAQQKQLWNKLQIKSLLTVPLIVGQQVWGLLIALQHRESRHWQESESQIVYQIATEILVHLQQSEYRWQLTVQPEQEKILNNVLYRIRQSQNLDALFKATCREVRQLLNTDRVSVFQFIPGKDFNEGQFIAEDLRQGISSELGNIFADSRFGKDFAPLYRQGRIQAVSDVYTSGLSECHIEQLLNFQIRANLIVPLMKGEELWGLLCIHQCTKPHKWQNYEIEFVKRVAAQFGIALDQAHYLEQLHDKTERLAVVAEREKNFIQTIGKVGKSIAEQVQQLRNMESIFTSTTQQLRRLLKADRIAIYRFHEDWSGTFVTESVGNDWTPMLNKQLLDHHFVDDIIDQGGVLQKSGMKFRVSETYLQSTRGGHQHDRSHFVVDDIYQANFPECYIDLLEQFEAKAYIIVPIFAGNKLWGLLCTYQNSSSRHWEDSEVNLLSQIATQFGIALLQNSSLKQLEAKSEQLVHVVEREKTLTKVIDKMRLSLDVNTIFKTTTHELRQLLKAERVSVYQFRPDWSGVFVAESVISGWPKWVGPDITTVWEDSYLQETQGGRYRQNQKYAVENVHSIANDINNAGLSQCHVEMLEQMQIKAYIIVPIFVGDNLWGLLAAYQHSEIRHWDDAEVNIVAQIGIQMGVALRQAKYLEQVKQQSEQLAQAAKKEKEAKELFQQRAIQLLGAIQPTLKGDLTVRLPVTTDEVGTLADAYNNTLQALRKILTQVQTATEKVAQTSQSSGVSITELSQQAQLQYQKLSEALKLVQAMVNSTQAVAKNAALVEVAVQEANQTVLQGDTAMNRTVDEIMAIRETVAKTGKKIKRLSESSQKISKAVNLIGNLATQTNLLALNAAIEATRAGEYGKGFAVVADEVRSLARQSAAATTEIEQLVQDIQSETGEVVQAIEMGIQQVVEGTNLVNETRQSLNKIVGATAQIQDLVQGITQATQQETQQSKLVTEAMTSVAKIANKTSENSLQISSSFKELLTMAEDLQSNVGKFKLN, encoded by the coding sequence ATGACTACACATTATCAGCCCAAACCAAACCAACAACAAACAAACGCTTCTTCTAATGGTAACAAAGTAATTAGTGGTTCACCTATCAGAATAATTGCTACAGCCGTAAACAGCCTCAAAACAGATATTGAGAAAAGTTCCCTTTGGGATGCTCCAGAAGTTACGGATAAAATGCAGAAACTAGAAACTTTAGTTGCCACAGTCGATCAAAAATTTAAAGTCAGCTGGGAAGCTAGCGTACAAGCGAAATTCAAGCTAGAAAGAGAGAAAGCTTTAGCAATTGTTTCGGAAATTCGTCAAGGCGTAGACTTTGATAGTAAGACAAGAATTGCAGTTACAGAACTTCGCAAAAATTTAGGATGCGATCGCGTCCTCCTGTATCGTTTTGATAGCGAAAACTACGGCGTAATTATGTCAGAAGCAATGGAATTAGAATTAACTCCATTGGCAGGACAAGCATTAGAAAGTCATTTCTTTGGGGCCGATCGATCGGCAGAATATTTTACTTCGCCAGTTTTACAAATTGATGACACAGCAAGCGAAGAATTTACCGCACAACAAAAGCAATTATGGAACAAATTACAAATTAAATCCTTACTTACAGTACCCTTAATAGTTGGGCAACAAGTCTGGGGTTTACTAATAGCATTACAACATAGAGAAAGTCGTCATTGGCAAGAAAGTGAAAGTCAAATAGTTTATCAAATTGCCACAGAAATTCTCGTTCACCTACAACAATCAGAATATCGTTGGCAATTAACAGTTCAACCAGAACAAGAGAAAATTTTAAACAATGTACTTTACCGAATTCGCCAATCACAAAATTTAGATGCTTTATTTAAAGCTACTTGTCGAGAAGTCCGACAGTTACTAAATACCGATCGCGTTTCTGTATTTCAATTCATCCCCGGAAAAGACTTTAACGAAGGGCAATTTATCGCCGAAGATTTGCGTCAAGGCATTTCTTCCGAACTAGGAAATATCTTTGCTGATAGTCGTTTTGGAAAAGATTTTGCTCCCTTATATCGTCAAGGTAGAATTCAAGCCGTTTCTGACGTTTACACTTCTGGATTATCAGAATGTCACATTGAACAATTACTGAATTTCCAAATTCGCGCTAACTTAATTGTGCCGTTAATGAAAGGTGAAGAACTTTGGGGATTACTTTGTATTCACCAATGTACTAAACCCCATAAATGGCAAAACTATGAAATTGAATTTGTCAAACGAGTTGCCGCACAATTTGGTATTGCTTTAGACCAAGCTCATTACCTGGAACAACTACATGATAAAACTGAGCGATTAGCAGTTGTAGCCGAACGGGAAAAGAATTTTATTCAAACGATCGGTAAAGTTGGCAAATCAATTGCTGAACAAGTTCAGCAGTTGCGAAATATGGAGTCAATTTTTACATCTACAACCCAACAACTACGACGTTTACTGAAAGCAGACCGCATCGCTATCTATCGATTTCATGAAGATTGGAGTGGTACTTTTGTTACCGAATCTGTTGGTAATGATTGGACTCCCATGCTGAATAAACAACTGTTAGATCACCACTTTGTCGATGATATTATCGATCAGGGTGGTGTACTGCAAAAAAGTGGCATGAAGTTTCGAGTTAGCGAGACTTATTTGCAGTCAACTAGAGGTGGTCATCAGCACGATCGGTCCCATTTTGTAGTAGATGATATTTATCAAGCAAATTTCCCGGAATGTTACATAGATCTTTTGGAGCAATTTGAAGCCAAAGCTTACATAATTGTGCCCATTTTTGCAGGAAACAAACTGTGGGGTTTACTATGTACTTATCAGAATTCTAGCTCTCGGCATTGGGAAGATTCAGAAGTAAACTTACTATCTCAAATTGCTACCCAATTTGGCATCGCACTATTACAAAATTCTAGTTTGAAACAACTAGAAGCCAAATCTGAACAACTAGTTCATGTAGTAGAAAGAGAAAAAACCCTCACCAAAGTTATTGACAAAATGCGTCTATCTTTGGATGTAAATACTATCTTTAAAACTACTACCCACGAACTGCGACAACTCCTCAAAGCAGAACGAGTTTCAGTATATCAATTCCGTCCAGATTGGAGTGGAGTATTTGTTGCTGAATCAGTAATTAGTGGTTGGCCAAAATGGGTAGGGCCAGACATTACAACTGTTTGGGAAGACAGTTATTTACAAGAAACTCAAGGTGGTCGTTATCGGCAAAATCAAAAATATGCCGTAGAAAATGTTCACTCTATTGCTAACGACATTAACAATGCTGGTTTATCTCAGTGTCACGTGGAAATGTTGGAGCAAATGCAAATCAAAGCTTATATTATTGTGCCAATTTTTGTTGGGGATAATCTTTGGGGTTTGTTAGCTGCTTATCAACATTCCGAAATTCGTCACTGGGATGACGCAGAAGTGAATATAGTTGCACAAATTGGTATCCAAATGGGTGTGGCTTTGCGACAAGCTAAATATTTGGAACAAGTAAAACAACAATCAGAACAATTAGCACAAGCAGCCAAAAAAGAAAAAGAAGCAAAAGAACTATTCCAACAACGAGCAATTCAATTACTTGGTGCAATTCAGCCAACTTTGAAAGGTGATTTAACCGTCAGACTTCCAGTAACAACAGATGAAGTTGGAACTCTTGCCGATGCTTACAATAACACCTTGCAAGCTCTCCGAAAAATTCTGACTCAAGTACAAACAGCCACAGAAAAAGTTGCTCAGACTTCCCAAAGTAGCGGTGTATCAATTACTGAACTTTCCCAACAAGCACAATTGCAATATCAAAAATTATCAGAAGCACTAAAATTAGTGCAAGCAATGGTAAATTCAACCCAAGCTGTAGCGAAAAATGCAGCTTTAGTAGAAGTAGCGGTACAAGAAGCAAATCAAACTGTTTTACAGGGTGATACTGCAATGAACCGCACCGTTGATGAAATTATGGCAATTCGGGAAACGGTAGCAAAAACTGGCAAGAAAATTAAACGCTTGAGTGAGTCTTCACAAAAGATTTCTAAGGCGGTGAATTTAATTGGTAATTTGGCGACTCAAACTAATTTGTTAGCACTTAACGCTGCAATTGAAGCCACAAGAGCCGGAGAGTATGGTAAAGGCTTTGCAGTGGTAGCGGATGAAGTGCGGAGTTTGGCGCGTCAGTCAGCAGCAGCTACTACAGAAATTGAGCAATTAGTACAAGATATTCAATCGGAAACTGGCGAAGTTGTGCAAGCAATTGAAATGGGAATTCAACAGGTAGTGGAGGGTACTAATTTAGTCAATGAAACTCGCCAAAGTTTGAATAAAATTGTCGGTGCTACCGCACAAATTCAAGATTTGGTGCAAGGAATTACCCAAGCAACACAACAGGAAACTCAACAATCTAAGTTAGTAACTGAAGCAATGACAAGCGTGGCGAAAATTGCTAATAAAACTTCGGAAAATTCTTTGCAGATTTCTTCTTCTTTCAAAGAATTGCTGACAATGGCTGAAGATTTACAGTCAAATGTTGGTAAGTTCAAACTGAATTAA
- a CDS encoding sensor histidine kinase — translation MQKWLLPTLSEILAETTEKSAADVVLSGDRKAKTQTEPSATSQLSLQYLKAEREWFGAIAALEKLLRSSWKFDEKAIQEDDSSSLTQGLILTGPLPILSDPTLSHYYPTWVFSTQLGKPWAWMPFQLPPATEHHTANGDRSNSLPLLPGDPLATEQFCLVFTTSFSLVMVLGSDRQGNPAFLFSFDPEVVQQAWDSLRLRMLLTCPHQIKKLDTLVNRFAPTAPDYRTVMEFSRLLLKYLPQAEEHHEEQENLPNQNIKSQDSSLNSKTKIQNLNSNEVELLQAFAHEVKTPLATIRTFTRLLLRRKDLAPDIIKRLEVIDHECTEQIERMELLFQAAEMETSDAAETPVYLTTTSLSQVFQESIPRWEKQALRRNQTLDVLLPQQMPTVVSDPTMLERILTSLIDNFTRSLPAGSHIQIQVMPAGNQLKLQLLTQTKNLDDNQKGKCFNNHISKRKLIGQLLTFQPETGSLSLSHDVTKSLFQALGGKLIVRERPEQGEVFTIFLPTGDSQAK, via the coding sequence GTGCAAAAATGGTTACTGCCAACTTTAAGTGAAATTTTAGCCGAAACGACGGAGAAATCGGCGGCAGATGTTGTATTGTCAGGTGATAGGAAAGCGAAGACTCAAACTGAGCCATCCGCTACAAGTCAGCTAAGCTTGCAATATTTGAAAGCAGAACGAGAGTGGTTTGGAGCGATCGCCGCCTTAGAAAAATTACTCCGCTCCAGTTGGAAATTTGACGAAAAAGCTATTCAGGAAGATGATTCTTCATCTTTAACTCAAGGGCTAATTTTAACAGGGCCTTTGCCAATTTTGAGCGATCCGACTCTTTCTCATTACTATCCTACTTGGGTTTTTTCTACGCAGTTAGGCAAACCTTGGGCTTGGATGCCTTTTCAATTACCCCCCGCGACAGAACATCACACCGCAAATGGCGATCGTAGTAATTCCTTACCTTTATTGCCAGGCGATCCGTTAGCAACGGAACAGTTTTGTCTGGTTTTCACTACTAGTTTTAGTTTAGTTATGGTGTTGGGGAGCGATCGCCAAGGAAATCCCGCTTTTTTATTTTCCTTCGATCCAGAGGTAGTACAGCAAGCTTGGGATTCTCTGCGATTGCGAATGTTGCTAACTTGTCCCCATCAAATCAAAAAGTTAGATACTTTAGTAAATCGCTTCGCACCCACAGCCCCAGATTACCGGACTGTGATGGAGTTTAGTCGTCTGTTACTCAAATATTTACCTCAAGCAGAAGAACATCATGAAGAACAGGAAAATTTACCAAATCAAAATATCAAATCTCAAGATTCTTCGCTAAATTCTAAAACTAAAATTCAAAATTTAAATTCTAATGAAGTAGAACTATTGCAAGCATTTGCTCATGAAGTAAAAACACCATTAGCAACAATTCGCACTTTCACTAGACTTTTATTGAGACGGAAAGATTTAGCTCCAGATATTATTAAAAGATTAGAAGTAATTGACCATGAATGTACTGAACAAATCGAAAGAATGGAATTACTGTTTCAAGCAGCCGAAATGGAAACATCCGATGCTGCGGAAACTCCTGTTTATTTAACTACAACTTCATTATCACAAGTTTTCCAAGAAAGTATTCCTCGTTGGGAAAAACAAGCTTTGCGTCGCAATCAAACCTTAGATGTTTTATTGCCACAACAAATGCCCACTGTAGTTAGCGATCCAACGATGTTAGAGCGAATTCTCACTAGTTTAATTGACAACTTTACTCGCAGTTTACCAGCAGGTAGTCATATTCAAATACAAGTAATGCCAGCCGGAAATCAGCTGAAGTTGCAACTATTAACCCAAACTAAGAATTTAGATGATAATCAAAAAGGGAAGTGTTTTAACAATCATATTTCCAAGCGAAAATTGATTGGTCAGTTGTTAACTTTTCAGCCAGAAACAGGTAGTTTGAGCCTCAGTCATGATGTCACAAAAAGTCTTTTTCAAGCTTTAGGTGGTAAGTTGATTGTGCGGGAACGTCCTGAACAAGGTGAGGTATTTACAATCTTTTTACCTACTGGCGATAGTCAGGCAAAGTAG